In Piliocolobus tephrosceles isolate RC106 chromosome 5, ASM277652v3, whole genome shotgun sequence, a single genomic region encodes these proteins:
- the CITED2 gene encoding cbp/p300-interacting transactivator 2 → MADHMMAMNHGRFPDGTNGLHHHPAHRMGMGQFPSPHHHQQQQPQHAFNALMGEHIHYGAGNMNATSGIRHAMGPGTVNGGHPPSALAPAARFNNSQFMGPPVASQGGSLPASMQLQKLNNQYFNHHPYPHNHYMPDLHPAAGHQMNGTNQHFRDCNPKHSGGSSTPGGSGGSSTPGGSGGSSGGGAGSSNSGGGSGGSGSGNMPASVAHVPAAMLPPNVIDTDFIDEEVLMSLVIEMGLDRIKELPELWLGQNEFDFMTDFVCKQQPSRVSC, encoded by the coding sequence ATGGCAGACCATATGATGGCCATGAACCACGGGCGCTTCCCCGACGGCACCAATGGGCTGCACCACCACCCTGCCCACCGCATGGGCATGGGGCAGTTCCCAAGCCCCCatcaccaccagcagcagcagccccagcACGCTTTCAACGCCCTGATGGGCGAGCACATACACTACGGCGCGGGCAACATGAATGCCACGAGCGGCATCAGGCATGCGATGGGGCCGGGGACTGTGAACGGAGGGCACCCCCCGAGCGCACTGGCCCCCGCGGCCAGGTTTAACAACTCCCAGTTCATGGGCCCCCCGGTGGCCAGTCAGGGAGGCTCCCTGCCGGCCAGCATGCAGCTGCAGAAGCTCAACAACCAGTATTTCAACCATCACCCCTACCCCCACAACCACTACATGCCGGATTTGCACCCTGCTGCAGGCCACCAGATGAACGGGACAAACCAGCACTTCCGAGATTGCAACCCCAAGCACAGCGGCGGCAGCAGCACCCCCGGCGGCTCGGGCGGCAGCAGCACCCCCGGCGGCTCTGGCGGCAGCTCGGGCGGCGGCGCGGGCAGCAGCAacagcggcggcggcagcggcggcagcGGCAGCGGCAACATGCCCGCCTCCGTGGCCCACGTCCCTGCTGCAATGCTGCCGCCCAATGTCATAGACACTGATTTCATCGACGAGGAAGTTCTTATGTCCTTGGTGATAGAAATGGGTTTGGACCGCATCAAAGAGCTGCCCGAACTCTGGCTGGGGCAAAACGAGTTTGATTTTATGACGGACTTCGTGTGCAAACAGCAGCCTAGCAGAGTGAGCTGTTGA